The DNA segment ctaaggaaagtcatCCTCAACACTCGAAACCCAAACGAAGGGAAGCTAGGCCCGAGCCGGTGACTTCTCCCTTTTTTGCTTTATAACTCACACTAACTTTTTACAGGTGATCGATGAAAACGCCGAAGCACCCTTTAACTCGAAAACCTTGGGTTATAAAGCATGCATCGACTATTTTTCCCTTCGATCgagttttatcccaaatgggttttaccgggtagatttttaatgaggcaacatctacaTGCTACCCAAGGGGAACTCATCGAGTATTCGAGGCTTCTATTCAATCAACCccaaatactggggggcatcgcCCCAGGAGGTCGCCTCTTTAAAGAACTCAAACTATGCCTAGGAGGACCTCAATATGAGAATGATGTAGTgcgccaaacggtcgaatgaaccgtgtccatgtagAACAATTGGGCCTCTGAAGGCAaaaaatatgtatgcatatacCAAGTAATTGAGGAAGCCCCCTTTTGCTTATCAAAACACTTTGTGCATCAACAAAATTCACTACTTTCTCATAAGACGGCTCAAGGGCCGAAAACTCTCAAACACTCGGGGAAAGGCTACGGTCGAACTAACGGGACTCGAAGATGATGGATATAAATTATTcttatattttaataaaaaaatataatattttagatATAAAACatgaccaatttatatcctaTTCTCGTACTTTTCTAACAATTCTTGCAGGAAAAAGAATAcatggaaaaagagaaaaagaaataacCTACAGTTCAAGGACGAAGGATACATCCATGGCAATTTCATCTAAGACtacacaaagtcaagagatataaAAGTTATGGCAAATTCTCACCAAAATTTCATGACAAATTGCCATGTCAATTTCTCATCAAGGtcatatgatatattgatattatctTGCAAATTCACACCAAGGTCTTGTAGAAATTTTCCTATAAATAGGCATATGTTTGTAGAAGAAAGAACATCCCACTTTGTATCCATATTCctatttagtttttcttaacttctaaagagaaagagaagagtaATCTTGGTCTCTTTCTCTAGTCTCTCTTTGTGGTAAAAATATTCTTAGTCTTTTGAAAGTATTCTTTAGCTTTTCTTACTTCATAATGGAATAATTtctttttgttgggatagttgatgaagcttgatataATTATAATACTATCTCAGTTTCAATACATTCTTGGCCTGAAATTCTATTTATATTTCATATTGTGATGGAATGATGATTTCTTAATCATTATTATCACATCTACATATTTTATATCTAAGTTATtcttatattaattttgtaattctcacagagcaaaattaatatataataactgATGAATAGAATATTATAGTGAAAGTAATTTTTAGTAAGATTATTATTTCAAGTCTGTAATCTTGATTTCCTCagttttaattctcacggaggaattgttgaaggcaagattattaattttctagtaaaaatattctcacgaagtttTTACTACACTTGAGCACATAATACTAGAGCTAAAGTAATTTTTAGTAAGATTATTGTGTCAAGTCTGTAATCTTGCTTTCCTCAATTTTAATTCTCACAAAGAAATTGTTGAAGGCAGATTAttgattttctagtaaaaatattctcacaAAGTTTTTACTACGCTTGAGCACAATTCAGGCAAGATATTTCAGTTTAATCGTCATTAGTTTTAAATCAATTAATTGACATAACCTCATGGagtgttaattatttatttatttcttagtgtaaaaatataattgtattagcaataaacAATTATTCTTTAGAGAAATAAGTATGAAACTGAGATTTTATTGTAATGATATATCAAGTGAATTCAAcgattcccaactctttttaaatataaacTTTTCAGAAGAAATTTGTCTTAATTTATAATTTCAAACACACCtttcatcaatttgattctctcaaatagtagtcaaaatattacaagtttgtaGCTTAGATTGtccaatctctgtgggacgatatcataaactatactagaatttgacagAGTACAAGCAGAAAATCCTATACACACAAGCTTTGTCAAATTTTTGGCGACGTTGCCGGGGATTGGCACACATCTACTTCAGATAAATATTTTAttactaatttgagaatttattattattgttaattTTTCCTTCAAAATGTTATCTCCTACATACTACTATCATAATTGTTACTATTATTAGGAGCAATTCTATATAATATTGTAAAAAAgcatataaaaaaaaatccttcATAGTTAGTACTTCAACctactttattttatattttattattattgttagtaCTAACATCTATataatagtataatatataagtTTTATGATTCACaatctcattttttttattttgtcatttttagtatattttattttttttattattattataattgtaAGTACTtgtttttactattttaattCTAAAAGTATCCTTTGTACTTTtctatattactattattataaCTATTAATTTactatatttttataaaataatatttttgttcaACTTTTTTTAAGTGATAGTACTTTAATCCTTTAGCATACTTGATTTATTATTGAATTTTTTTCATATAATATAATTAGTATTATATTATTTCTTTTGATGGTTAGTTACAATTTATTGTTTTAGTTAACTATAATATTACCGTActatttttttattcatttttaaaacttATCTATTACTATTGTAGGAACTGTctttattttactttaattttaaaTAGTTTATGACCCACTATTCTACAAAAGAGTTGGCTAATtacgatcctgaaattgaaaaAACTTTGCGATTGTGCAGGAAATGACAAATATCGTCTCAAAACATAACTTGTAACAGAATGGAGCACCAATTAGAAGATGATAACAATCCACTACAAATTCCACCACCAGCTCATGTAGAGGAGCAGTTTGATGAAGTGACGCCAAGACCAGCAAATAGAATCCTAAGGGATTAAGCTAGACCTGATCGCTTTAATTGTGAATCTAGTGTCAGGAAACCTCCAGTAGCAGCCAATAACTTTGAAATCAGGACAGGCCTGATTCAAACAATTCAACAATCTTGCATTTTCACTGGTGATCTAAGTGAAGATACACATAGTCATTTAATTGACTTTTTAGAATTGGTTGAACCTGCAAAGTATAATGGAGTACCTCCTGAAGCAATTAAGTTAAggctatttcctttttctttaaaaggAGAGGCCAAAACTTGGTTACGAAGTTTGCCGCAAGGGTCTATTACCACATGGGACCAAATGACTCagaaatttttaaataaatatttttcccCTGCTAAAACAACAAAGTTAAGACAGGATATATCTAACTTCTTGCAGACTGACACTGAGTCAGTTtatcaagcttgggaaagattgAAAACAATGTTAAGGAAATGTCCATATCATGACATTCTTGAACATATGCAGTTGTACATTTTTTATCATGGTTTGAAACCATCTTCTAGAAATGTAATAAAAGCAGTTGCAGGAGGTTCTATAATGGGAAAAACCACACAGAAGAAGAATTGCAATTGCTTAATGAAATTTCTGAAAATGCCATACAGTGGCCATCTGAGCATGTAATCATTAAGAAAGCCGCTACAATAAATCAAGTGGATCCTTTAAATACACTAACATAACAGATTGTTTCTTTGGCACAAAAATTTGAATCTTTTCAGGTAAATACACAACAACCAGGCCAGTCTGAGGCTTGTAACTTGTGTGGAGAAAACCATCTAAACCACGAATGTCAAGCAACCAATCAAAATGATGAACAGGTCAATGTCATCGGATACAAGCCATATCCTTTTGGAAGTTCATTAGCACAAAAACATCCAGGATTTAAATGGAGCAATGCAAATGGTGCTGAAAACTCTCAAAACTACCAAAAGCAACATGTACAGAGTCCACCCGGATATCAAAATCAAAATCGTGGACAACAAAATTTCAGGCCTTATCAGTAAGCAACTCCATATTAACAAAGGCCTTAACAAGGCCATCCAAGTCTTGATGACCTTTTGTACAAGTATATTAAGGTTACTGATGAAAAAATAGAAAGTCAAAATTCAGCTCTAAAAATCTTGAAATTCAGTTAAGCCAATTGGCAACTCTTGTGTCTGAAAAGATTCAAGGTCCTTTACCAAGCAATACagagaaaaatacaaaagaacACCTTAAGGCCATTGCCTTACGGTCAGGTATGACTCTTGATGAACCCTATgcaaacaaacaagaaaagaatcaaccATAACAACAGGTAGTCAAGGGTGAGAATGTTAAGACACCATCTCAACCATCAGAAGAGAAAGAAgccaagaaaaaagaagaagaaaatactaaAAATTTGACTTCTTTCCTTGTTACAATTTCGTTCCCACAAAAGATGAAAAGAGAAAACCTGGATAATCAATTTGCAAAGTTTTTGGAGGTTTTAAAACAAATTCACATTAACATTCCTTTTACTAATGCTTTATTGCAAATGTCTTCATATgccaaatttttgaaagaaattttaTTAAGCAAAAGGAAATTCGAAGAAGTTTCTGTGGTAATGCTTACTAAAAAATACAGTGCTATACTTCAAAATAATCTACCACAAAAACTTGGTGACCCAGGTAGTTTTACCATTCCATGTACTCTGGAAGGAGTATATATTGAAAAAGCACTTTGTGATTCTGGAGCTTCAATAAATTTGAtgtcattttctatttttttaaaattagatCTTGGTGAAATGAAAGACATAGGTGTTTCACTTCAATTtgttgatccaagt comes from the Nicotiana sylvestris chromosome 4, ASM39365v2, whole genome shotgun sequence genome and includes:
- the LOC138890557 gene encoding uncharacterized protein translates to MEHQLEDDNNPLQIPPPAHVEEHVRKPPVAANNFEIRTGLIQTIQQSCIFTGDLSEDTHSHLIDFLELVEPAKYNGVPPEAIKLRLFPFSLKGEAKTWLRSLPQGSITTWDQMTQKFLNKYFSPAKTTKLRQDISNFLQTDTESVYQAWERLKTICRRFYNGKNHTEEELQLLNEISENAIQWPSEHVNTQQPGQSEACNLCGENHLNHECQATNQNDEQVNVIGYKPYPFGSSLAQKHPGFKWSNANGAENSQNYQKQHVVKGENVKTPSQPSEEKEAKKKEEENTKNLTSFLVTISFPQKMKRENLDNQFAKFLEVLKQIHINIPFTNALLQMSSYAKFLKEILLSKRKFEEVSVVMLTKKYSAILQNNLPQKLGDPDLGEMKDIGVSLQFVDPSTKRPKGIIENVLVRADKFIFPVDFIVLEMKECPDKTIILGRPFLATDEFKDDQLNSNSMERCLAKSGSTRDEDPTIRNDAKLLEKDYEEGGMSLEEVQPKIELKTLPCHLKYVYLEHELFPVIISSSLTREQEEILIELQTDSPTPKEIKPSNAGSGKKEIVKLLAASIIYPISDSPWLIIALQRVVIERCMPRNSSRTGELLEGLSNPEKTFRALNRANKKNKQSQQTHQLEIDMGDVNNVDRNIRDEPADLNVRVVAPLVPEAALYDWAQPTADNLATAIVVPQ